The Mycolicibacterium mageritense genome contains a region encoding:
- a CDS encoding 3-hydroxyacyl-CoA dehydrogenase NAD-binding domain-containing protein, with product MAENTIQWDKDADGIVTLTLDDPTGSANVMNEHYKESMHNAVERLVAEQDSITGVVITSAKKTFFAGGDLKGMMNIGPDDAAEAFKMVEDIKADLRKLETLPKPVVAAINGAALGGGLEIALATNHRIAADVKGSQIGLPEVTLGLLPGGGGVARTVRMFGIQKAFMEVLSQGTRFNPTKAKETGLVDELVGSVDELVPAAKAWIKANPEAHTQPWDVKGYKIPGGTPSTPALAAILPSFPALLKKQLKGAPMPAPRAILDAAVEGAQVDFDTASRIESRYFVSLVTGQTAKNMIQAFFLDLQAINGGASRPEGIAKQEIKKIGVLGAGMMGAGIAYVSAKAGYDVVLKDVTIEAAEKGKAYSEGLEAKALKRGKTTEEKSAALLARITPTADPQDLKGVDFVIEAVFENQELKHKVFQEIEDIVEPNALLGSNTSTLPITGLAAGVKRQEDFIGIHFFSPVDKMPLVEIIKGEKTSDEALARVFDYTLAIKKTPIVVNDSRGFFTSRVIGTFVNEALAMLGEGVEPATIEQAGSQAGYPAAPLQLSDELNLELMHKIAVASRKGVEDEGGTYTPHPAEAVVEKMIELGRPSRLKGAGFYEYVDGKRTQLWPGLRETFNSGSTEIPLQDAIDRMLFAEALETQKCLDEGVLTSTADANIGSIFGIGYPPYTGGSAQFIVGYQGPGGVGKEAFVARAKELAARYGDRFLPPASLEG from the coding sequence ATGGCTGAGAACACCATTCAGTGGGACAAGGATGCCGACGGCATCGTCACCCTGACGCTGGACGACCCGACCGGTTCGGCCAACGTGATGAACGAGCACTACAAGGAATCCATGCACAATGCCGTGGAACGCCTTGTTGCTGAGCAGGATTCGATCACCGGTGTGGTGATCACCAGCGCGAAGAAGACCTTCTTCGCCGGCGGCGATCTCAAGGGCATGATGAACATCGGCCCGGACGACGCTGCTGAGGCGTTCAAGATGGTCGAGGACATCAAGGCCGACCTGCGCAAGCTGGAGACCCTGCCCAAGCCCGTCGTGGCCGCCATCAACGGCGCCGCGCTCGGCGGTGGCCTGGAGATCGCGCTGGCCACCAACCACCGCATCGCCGCCGACGTCAAGGGCAGCCAGATCGGCCTGCCCGAGGTCACGCTGGGCCTGCTGCCCGGCGGTGGTGGCGTGGCCCGCACCGTGCGCATGTTCGGCATCCAGAAGGCCTTCATGGAGGTGCTGAGCCAGGGCACCCGGTTCAACCCGACCAAGGCCAAGGAGACCGGTCTGGTCGACGAGCTGGTCGGTTCGGTCGACGAGCTGGTTCCTGCCGCCAAGGCGTGGATCAAGGCCAACCCCGAGGCCCACACCCAGCCGTGGGACGTCAAGGGCTACAAGATCCCCGGTGGCACCCCGTCCACCCCGGCACTCGCCGCGATCCTGCCGTCCTTCCCGGCGCTGCTCAAGAAGCAGCTCAAGGGCGCCCCGATGCCGGCACCCCGGGCGATCCTGGACGCCGCCGTCGAGGGTGCGCAGGTCGACTTCGACACCGCGAGCCGCATCGAGAGCCGTTACTTCGTCTCGCTCGTCACCGGCCAGACCGCCAAGAACATGATTCAGGCGTTCTTCCTGGACCTGCAGGCCATCAACGGCGGCGCGTCGCGGCCCGAGGGCATCGCCAAGCAGGAGATCAAGAAGATCGGTGTGCTGGGCGCGGGCATGATGGGCGCCGGTATCGCCTACGTGTCGGCCAAGGCCGGCTACGACGTCGTCCTCAAGGACGTCACCATCGAGGCCGCCGAGAAGGGCAAGGCGTACTCGGAGGGCCTGGAGGCCAAGGCGCTCAAGCGGGGCAAGACCACCGAGGAGAAGTCCGCGGCGCTGCTCGCTCGCATCACCCCGACGGCCGATCCGCAGGATCTCAAGGGCGTCGACTTCGTGATCGAGGCCGTGTTCGAGAACCAGGAACTCAAGCACAAGGTGTTCCAGGAGATCGAGGACATCGTCGAGCCCAACGCGCTGCTCGGCTCGAACACCTCCACGCTGCCGATCACCGGTCTGGCCGCCGGTGTGAAGCGCCAGGAGGACTTCATCGGTATCCACTTCTTCTCGCCGGTCGACAAGATGCCGCTGGTGGAGATCATCAAGGGCGAGAAGACCTCTGACGAGGCGCTGGCCCGGGTGTTCGACTACACGCTGGCCATCAAGAAGACCCCGATCGTGGTCAACGACAGCCGTGGCTTCTTCACCAGCCGCGTGATCGGCACCTTCGTCAACGAGGCGCTGGCCATGCTGGGTGAGGGCGTGGAGCCCGCCACCATCGAGCAGGCGGGTTCGCAGGCCGGTTACCCGGCGGCGCCGCTGCAGCTCTCGGATGAGCTGAACCTTGAGCTCATGCACAAGATCGCCGTCGCGTCGCGTAAGGGTGTCGAGGACGAGGGCGGCACCTACACGCCGCACCCGGCCGAGGCCGTCGTGGAGAAGATGATCGAGCTCGGCCGCCCGTCGCGGCTCAAGGGCGCGGGCTTCTACGAGTACGTCGACGGCAAGCGCACCCAGCTGTGGCCGGGCTTGCGCGAGACGTTCAACTCGGGCTCGACCGAGATCCCGCTGCAGGACGCGATCGACCGCATGCTGTTCGCCGAGGCTCTGGAGACCCAGAAGTGCCTTGACGAAGGCGTTTTGACGTCGACGGCTGACGCGAACATCGGCTCGATCTTCGGCATCGGCTACCCGCCTTACACCGGTGGCTCTGCCCAGTTCATCGTCGGCTACCAGG
- a CDS encoding acetyl-CoA C-acetyltransferase → MSEEAFIYEAIRTPRGKQRGGALNEVKPVNLVVGLIEEIRSRYPDLDETLISDVILGVVSPVGDQGGDIARTAGLVAKLPETTGGFQLNRFCASGLEAVNLAAQKVRSGWDDLVLAGGVESMSRVPMGSDGGAWASDPETNYRIGFVPQGIGADLIATIEGFSREDVDAYAARSQERAAAAWSGGYFAKSVVPVKDQNGLVILDHDEHMRPGTTVADLGKLKSAFEGLGAMGGFDDVALQKYHYVEKINHVHTGGNSSGIVDGAGLLLIGSEKAGQSQGLTPRARIVATATSGADPVIMLTGPTPATKKVLDRAGLTVDDIDLFELNEAFASVVLKFQKDLNIPDEKLNVNGGAIAMGHPLGATGAMITGTMVDELERRGARRALITLCIGGGMGVATIIERV, encoded by the coding sequence ATGTCCGAAGAAGCCTTCATCTACGAGGCGATCCGTACGCCGCGTGGCAAGCAGCGTGGTGGCGCCCTCAACGAGGTCAAGCCCGTCAACCTGGTGGTCGGCCTGATCGAGGAGATCCGCAGCCGGTACCCCGACCTGGACGAGACGCTGATCAGCGACGTCATCCTGGGCGTGGTGTCCCCGGTCGGCGACCAGGGCGGTGACATCGCCCGTACCGCCGGTCTGGTGGCCAAGCTGCCTGAGACCACCGGTGGTTTCCAGCTGAACCGCTTCTGCGCGTCGGGCCTGGAGGCCGTGAACCTGGCCGCCCAGAAGGTTCGTTCCGGCTGGGACGACCTGGTGCTGGCCGGCGGCGTCGAGTCGATGAGCCGTGTCCCGATGGGCTCCGACGGTGGCGCCTGGGCGTCCGACCCTGAGACCAACTACCGCATCGGCTTCGTGCCGCAGGGCATCGGCGCCGACCTGATCGCCACCATCGAGGGCTTCTCGCGTGAAGATGTCGACGCCTACGCGGCGCGCTCGCAGGAACGGGCTGCCGCGGCCTGGTCGGGTGGCTACTTCGCGAAGTCCGTCGTCCCGGTCAAGGACCAGAACGGGCTCGTCATCCTCGACCACGACGAGCACATGCGTCCCGGAACCACCGTGGCCGACTTGGGCAAGCTCAAGTCCGCGTTCGAGGGTCTGGGCGCGATGGGCGGCTTCGACGACGTGGCGCTGCAGAAGTACCACTACGTCGAGAAGATCAACCACGTCCACACTGGTGGCAACAGCTCGGGCATCGTCGACGGTGCGGGTCTGCTGCTCATCGGTAGCGAGAAAGCCGGCCAGAGCCAGGGTCTGACCCCGCGGGCGCGCATCGTGGCCACGGCCACCAGCGGTGCCGATCCGGTCATCATGCTGACCGGCCCCACCCCGGCGACCAAGAAGGTGCTGGACCGGGCCGGCCTGACCGTCGATGACATCGACCTGTTCGAGCTCAACGAGGCCTTCGCCTCGGTGGTGCTGAAGTTCCAGAAGGATCTCAACATCCCCGACGAGAAGCTCAACGTCAACGGTGGCGCCATCGCGATGGGTCACCCGCTGGGCGCCACCGGCGCCATGATCACCGGAACCATGGTCGACGAGCTCGAGCGTCGTGGCGCTCGGCGTGCCCTGATCACGCTGTGTATCGGCGGCGGCATGGGCGTGGCCACCATCATCGAGCGCGTCTGA
- a CDS encoding alkene reductase encodes MTYALPADAALLKPIQVGDTLATNRLFMAPLTRSRADADGTPSGLAAEYYSQRAGAGIIISEATAVSRTANGAYLNTPGMYTDGHERRWAEIAQAVHAEGGKMFVQLWHVGRMAHPEISGVESVAPSAIAADTVTHTPTGKKPLPVPRALGVDEIPAIVADFRAAARRAVDAGMDGVEIHGANGYLLHQFASDVVNQRTDAYGGSAENRARLTAEVVEAVVDEIGPGRVGLRISPGNHAGDMHENDTVSVYEALLNRIAPLGIAYLHVLIDPGAHTFGVLRALWSGTFVLNTGRDTGTDFSQLEGYAEWGAISAAAVGRTFLANPDLIDRLVLGAELNEPDVSTFYAPGPVGYIDYPTLSEVAEPRSA; translated from the coding sequence GTGACCTACGCCCTCCCCGCCGACGCCGCGCTGCTCAAGCCCATCCAGGTCGGCGACACGCTTGCCACCAACCGTCTGTTCATGGCGCCGCTGACGCGTTCGCGCGCCGACGCCGACGGAACCCCGTCAGGCCTGGCGGCCGAGTACTACTCGCAGCGAGCCGGCGCGGGCATCATCATCTCCGAGGCCACCGCGGTGTCGCGGACCGCCAACGGCGCCTACCTGAACACGCCGGGCATGTACACCGACGGCCACGAACGCAGGTGGGCCGAGATCGCGCAGGCCGTGCACGCCGAGGGCGGCAAGATGTTCGTCCAGTTGTGGCACGTCGGCCGGATGGCGCACCCCGAGATCAGCGGTGTCGAGTCGGTCGCGCCGTCGGCGATCGCGGCGGACACGGTCACGCACACGCCCACGGGCAAGAAGCCGCTGCCCGTGCCACGCGCCCTGGGCGTCGACGAGATCCCGGCGATCGTCGCGGACTTCCGGGCCGCCGCGCGCCGGGCGGTCGACGCAGGCATGGACGGCGTGGAGATCCACGGCGCCAACGGTTACCTGCTGCACCAGTTCGCCTCCGACGTCGTCAACCAGCGCACCGACGCCTACGGCGGCTCCGCCGAGAACCGGGCCCGGTTGACCGCCGAGGTGGTCGAGGCCGTCGTCGACGAGATCGGGCCGGGACGCGTTGGCCTGCGGATCTCGCCGGGAAACCACGCCGGCGACATGCACGAGAACGACACCGTGAGCGTGTACGAGGCCCTGCTGAACCGCATCGCGCCGCTGGGCATCGCCTATCTGCACGTGCTGATCGATCCCGGCGCCCACACGTTCGGGGTGCTGCGCGCGCTGTGGTCGGGCACGTTCGTGCTCAACACCGGCCGCGATACCGGCACCGATTTCTCCCAGCTGGAGGGCTACGCCGAGTGGGGTGCGATCAGCGCGGCCGCGGTCGGGCGTACCTTCCTGGCCAACCCCGACCTGATCGACCGCCTGGTCCTGGGCGCCGAACTCAACGAGCCCGACGTGTCGACCTTCTATGCCCCCGGCCCGGTGGGTTACATCGACTATCCGACGCTGAGCGAGGTTGCCGAACCCCGCTCCGCCTGA